The Pirellulales bacterium genomic sequence GGACGATCCGCAGTACGCCGACGTGACCGCCGAGGTGCTCGACTATCTCCGTTCACGGCGCGACGCTCTTGTGGCGGCCGGAATTGAGCGGGACCGGGTCTGCATCGATCCGGGAATCGGGTTCGGCAAGACCCACCAGCACAACCTGACTCTGTTGGCCAATTGCTGGCGATTTCACCAACTGGGCTGCCCGCTGCTGGTCGGGCATTCCCGGAAGGGATTCATCGGCAAAGTGCTCGGCGACAAATCGGCGGATACGACTGCCGGCACGATCGGCGTGGCCTGCGCGTTGGCGGCGCAAGGTGTTCAAATACTCCGTGTTCACGATGTCGCGGAGGTCCGCCAAGCCCTCGCGCTGTTTGAAGAATGTCAGCCGGCGGAGTCAACCTTGTAGGGAATTCTCTCCGCGCCGTTCCGTGACCCCCGAGGATGACGAAACCGCTGCCGCCGAATCGCCGACATTGACTCAAGCCCTTAATTGAGGGATACTTCCGACAGGAAGGGCGTTGAATTGCGCGCCGGCGAGGTTGCTCATAAGCCTCATGCTGGCAAGCACTTAAGCAATCGTCGGACCAACCAATGGCCATCGCGGAAACGCAAGATTTGAAGCAGTACTGCCGCGATGTTGCCCGTCGCGCGCGGGCCGCTTCCGAGGCCCTCGTGCAGGCCGGCGGGCAGAAAAAGATCGATTGGCTTCGCCGCTCGGCCGAAC encodes the following:
- the folP gene encoding dihydropteroate synthase, producing MDPVAAIRHGVTLAVAGADILDVGGESTRPNAEPVAAYEEIRRVLPVVQALSIMSDHPVSIDTSKAIVADAAIAGGAEIINDVTGLTGDPAMLEVVRRSGAGVVAMHMQGTPQTMQDDPQYADVTAEVLDYLRSRRDALVAAGIERDRVCIDPGIGFGKTHQHNLTLLANCWRFHQLGCPLLVGHSRKGFIGKVLGDKSADTTAGTIGVACALAAQGVQILRVHDVAEVRQALALFEECQPAESTL